In the genome of Candidatus Ornithobacterium hominis, the window CATATTTATAGTTGGGAAACCTAATTTTCGACCTATTTTATACCCATGAATAACTTTACCAGTAATGGGGTAGAAATGCCCTAGAGCTTCTGTCACGTAGTCAATATCACTGGTTAGTAGCGCATTTCTGATTTTGGTGGAACTGATGGGGAGATCATTTTCGAGCACGGCAGAAAGTTGAAGCGCTTGGAAGTTATACAAATCTGCTAATTCCTCCAATTGCTGGAAGTCTCCCATTCTATTGCGCCCGAAGTGGTGGTCGTACCCCACCAAGAGCGTATGAATTTGCAAATGATTGACGAGATAATCTCGCACAAATTCCACAGCGCTAAGCCGTGAAAACTCTACGGTAAACGGGTGAATAATGGCGTAATCTAAATGATATTGGCAGAGTAAGTCTAATTTTTCTTCTAAAGTAGATAGCAGTTTTAGCTCGCCATCGGGTTGCAGCACTTGGCGTGGATGTGGTGTAAAGCTCAAAAGAGCAGAATGCCCCCCAGTTTCTTCTGCGTAGCGGTTGAGCTGCTGTATGATGGACTGATGCCCTCTGTGTACACCATCAAACATGCCAATGGTAAGAATAAGTTTTTTGCTGGGATTCAGTGGATGAATGCCGTGGATTATTTTCATTCCAAGAACTTTCTGCAAAGTTATCATTTATAAATTTAAACAAGCCCTTAAAAAAAGAAAACTGGCTTTTGAAATACTAAAAGCTAAAAAAATAGATAAAGAGAAGTATTTTTCGTGAAAAAATCCTTTATATTTGCAAAAATATAGATATTCATATTTCATTAATATAAATTAAAACATGGCACAAAATACAGGTAAAATTTCACAGATTATCGGGCCGGTAATTGATGTTGTTTTTGATAACGATCAAGGTTTACCCCAAATTTACGATTCATTAGAAATTAATAGAGAAGGGGAGTTGCCACTCGTGCTAGAAGTGGAACAGCACATTGGTGAAGACACTGTTCGTTGCATTTCAATGGACGGTACAGACGGGTTGAAGCGAGGGCAAGAGGTGATAGCAACGGGGAATCCGATTACGATGCCAACGGGAGACGCCATCAGAGGTCGTCTTTTTAACGTAACAGGAAACGCGATAGATGGGTTAGGTAATATTTCTAAAGAAAATGGTTTGCCGATTCACCGTCCAGCACCTAAATTTGAAGATTTATCTGTATCGTCAGAAGTTCTATTTACTGGAATTAAAGTAATCGACTTGATTGAACCTTACACCAAAGGAGGTAAAATTGGATTGTTTGGTGGAGCGGGTGTAGGTAAAACTGTATTAATTCAAGAGTTGATTAATAACATTGCTAAAGGGCACGGAGGTTTATCTGTTTTCGCTGGTGTTGGTGAGAGAACACGCGAGGGGAATGATTTATTGCGAGAAATGCTAGAAGCAGGAATTATACGCTATGGTGATGATTTTATGCATTCGATGGAAGAAGGTGGGTGGAATTTAGATGCCGTAGATAGAGAATTATTAAAAGATTCTAAAGCTTCATTTGTATTTGGGCAGATGAATGAGCCTCCAGGGGCACGTGCACGAGTGGCGCTTTCAGGTTTGACTTTAGCGGAATATTACCGAGACGGAGAAGGCCAAGGGCAAGGGCGTGATGTTTTATTCTTTGTAGATAATATATTCCGATTTACACAGGCAGGTTCAGAGGTGTCTGCACTTTTAGGGCGCATGCCTTCAGCAGTAGGTTATCAGCCGACTTTAGCAACAGAAATGGGAGCGATGCAAGAGAGGATTACTTCAACCAAAAATGGCTCAATTACATCTGTTCAGGCCGTTTACGTTCCAGCAGATGACTTGACAGACCCAGCACCAGCGACGACTTTTGCTCACTTGGATGCCACTACGGTACTTTCTCGTAAAATTGCTTCTTTGGGTATTTACCCCGCGGTAGACCCACTAGATTCGACTTCTAGAATTTTATCGCCAGATGTGGTAGGGAAAGAACATTATGAATGTGCACAGCGTGTGAAAGAAATCTTACAACGCTACAAAGCTTTGCAAGACATTATTGCGATTTTGGGAATGGAAGAATTGTCAGAAGAAGATAAGTTGGTAGTTCACAGAGCTCGTCGTGTTCAGCGTTTCCTTTCTCAGCCATTCCACGTGGCAGAACAGTTTACAGGGATTCCAGGTGTTTTGGTAGATATAAAAGATACCATCAAAGGGTTCAACATGATTATGGACGGGGAAGTAGATAAATATCCTGAATCAGCCTTTAACTTAAAAGGAACCATTGAAGAAGCGATAGAAGCAGGAGAAAAAATGTTAGCAGAAGCAGAATAAGATGAGCATTCAATTACAAATCATTACTCCAGAATACATTATCTATGAGGGTGAAGTAGAAGCTGTCACAGTTCCTGGCAAGGGAGGTAAATTCCAAATGCTAGAAAACCATGCGCCAATTGTAGCCAGTCTAGAGAATGGAACGGTAAGAATTAAAGCAACAAAGGAAGCAAAATTTAAGCATAAAAAGCTCAAAAAAGCAGAAGAAAATTGTTGGGATTTAGAAGTAGCTGGTGGTGTGATGGAGTTGCAAAATAACTTTTTAACCATCTTGCCAGACTGATTTTTATAGCAAGTGTACAAAATCTTATAAGCCTTTATTTTTTTGAAGAAATAAAGGCTTTTTTGATTTTTTCAAACCTTGATAAATTTGATAGATAATGATAAGTTTTTATGACTAAACTTTTCTGAAGTGAAAACTAAGGGCCATAAAACAAAAAGTACATAAAAGAGAAATAGAAAAAAGCCGATGAAAGCGGCTTAAACAAAGGGATTGAGGGTATTTTGCTCTCTTTTTTTGTTTTAAACAAAATGTACAAAAACTTGTATTTACTTGGGTTTTGCTTGTATTAGCAGACTGCATTTATTAGCCTCTGATACTGAAACTTGTATTTGTACCCAGAAAATACACCAAAACCGCATATATAAAGCCTTTAAGCACATTAAAAAGCTTTGTACAAGGCTTTATTTTGTGTAGAAATTGATGAGTAGAATGCTTGAGGTGAATTTTATACAAAAATACTTTAGGTGGACAGTTGGGGTTACAGTTGGGGTTACAGTTGGGGTTACATTTAATGGGTTAAAATATCTTTTTAGTTTATGGATAAGCCTTAAAAATGGTGCTGAAACCATAGGAAAATAAATATTGGTGGGGGGATAATGCAAATTCTTTAATAGGTTTGGATTTAAACAAACTGCTCATTATCAATTATTTATGTATTTTCCTTTAATTTTTTACTTAAAAAGCTTGATTGGCTTTAAAACATGGTGTTGAAGCGAATACTTGCTTTGATGATAGCCATGGCTGTGATATTGCTCAACAATACATCTTTGGGGTGGTGGTATTGGTTTTGGCTGACAAGTTTTACGTATTCCTCTCCTTTTTCTGATTTCTGAACGTATTTTACTGTAATCATTTCTTCCCATTCATCTACACGAACGCCCAGCAAATACATTTCACCAAAAAAAATACTTTGCTGCTCTACTGGAATCTCCTTGTATAAAACGATGTCTCCTGACTTGAGTAATGGATACATACTATCTCCTGTGATAGAAAGACCTCCATCACATTTTGGTATACCAGGAATCCGAATGGAATCAAGTACAGAAGTAACTTTTTCACTTCTGAATAGCTCTACTAAACCTGCGGTGGCTTCTAAATTATATAATGGAATATCCTGAATATCCATTGTAGCTTCAGCTGATTTTTGATTGCCAATAAGCTTTAGCTCTTGCTTGAGCATGGAACCTTTGCCAGTGAGAAGCCAATTCGCATCAATTTCATTGCATTTTGTAATAATTAAATCGTAATCCAATGAATTTCGTTTCCTCCAAGATGCGATGGTTGGTTGTTTTACTCCAAGAAATTCTGCGAATTCACTATCTGTTTTGATATTTAAATGCGATTTTATTTCGTTTAAAATAAATGACTTATCCATAAATAATTGCGAAATGTTATATTTTATTTGTCTTTTAATTGCAAAATGCAATATATTTGCTGTATTAAATTTTTAATCAAAAAAAGCAATGGATAAAGATACGAAAAAGAGTAAACATTACAATGCGTATAACAGGGATATTGTACGCAGAATTAGGGAAAAATATGGGGTGACGCCTCATTTTATCTATGCCAGCTTGCGTGGAGACCGCAATAGCGAGACGTCTATCAAAATTTGTGAGGACTATAAAAAGGCTGAAAGGGTGATTAACCAAACCTTGAACAAAATTTAATTCACCGAATATGAAAGATAAAAATTTAAATCAATAAGTTATGAATCAACTATCTATCTCAAAAAAGATGACCAGCAGAGAGATTGCTGACATTACAGGAAAGAACCATCACCATTTGTTAAGGGATATTAGAAAAATGGAAAAAGCATGGGAAAAAGTTACTGAAACCAAATTTGGTTTTAGTGAATACGCCGACAGCACAGGTCGAAGATTACCCCAATACGAACTTACCAAAACCGAGTGCCTGTATATCGCTACCAAGTTTAATGATGAGCACGGGCAAGGTTGATTATACGATGGGAGTCCTTGGAAACAGAAAAACACAACAATCAGCCGTTATTGCTAGAGAAAGGCAATCGTAAAATGCGTATGGAACTCATAGAACTTATCCGTGTGAATTTACTTCGTGGTGATGTAGTGGCGGTTGCTCGTGAAAACGGATTTAGTCGTACACGATGTGAAAATGTAATGCGGCATCGCGTGTTCCACCCAGAAATCGTAAAAGCCTTGTATGATAAAGCAATGGAGCGTAAAAAATTACTTAGCATTCCTTTAAATGATATGATCAGCTCACTTAAAAAATAGAACACTAAATCAATATGTTATGGCTCTAATACGTAAAAATTACAAATTGAAACTAAAGGATAAATCTTTTGAAGATTCGCAAAGCCTTGAAGAATTTGTACAACAGATATTAAAGAATCTAATTTCTGAAAAGAAGCTTCTACCGGCACAATTAAACGATAGCTACCTTCTGGATATTCAAATTTCCATTTCTCAAAACCAACCGGTTTTATTTGGAGGTTCAACAGTTCAAAGAGAGATTCAAACGCATTTAAATAAACCTCAGGAAGTGTAAAGAAATCTTGATGAGTTTCATCAAAACTTTCATCAAAATATAAATAAAATGCCCCGTGAAAACTATACATACTATAAAGGTAAAGAAATAAACCTAAACCAAGCCATAGAACATTGGCTTGATAAAATTAAAGACCAAATAAACGCAGAATAAACCATGTTTGAATATTACGAAAATACATTGTGTGTGCAGGCATCTTGGCTGTATGAAGAGGCAAAAATAATGAGCAGGAGTAATTATAAACAACTTTGTGCACGTGGTAAGATGACAAAATTAAACATTGGTGGTAATGGCAGAAAGGCATTAATTGCTTTTGAAAGCATGCCCAAGCGTTTTCGTGAAGCTGTGGTTGATATAGCGGGTGACGACCCCTACGAGAAAACAAAACACATCATCTTTCGTGATTATATAAAACCTGACTACCAGGCAGAACTGTTTTATCGCGACTACACTTTAGAAGACGGCACTGCCCTACCAGAAGAAACCCAAACTGAATACACCCATACGGCAATGATTTTAAATACCTGCCACTACATTATTACCAATATGGTTACCTGCAGAAAATTTGGCGGTAAATTAAAAGCATGGAAAAAAATGGCAGAAGCCGTAGCTAATCTGCCAGAAC includes:
- a CDS encoding bifunctional riboflavin kinase/FAD synthetase, with amino-acid sequence MKIIHGIHPLNPSKKLILTIGMFDGVHRGHQSIIQQLNRYAEETGGHSALLSFTPHPRQVLQPDGELKLLSTLEEKLDLLCQYHLDYAIIHPFTVEFSRLSAVEFVRDYLVNHLQIHTLLVGYDHHFGRNRMGDFQQLEELADLYNFQALQLSAVLENDLPISSTKIRNALLTSDIDYVTEALGHFYPITGKVIHGYKIGRKLGFPTINMAFSKDKLLPADGVYGVRVELQNQLFFGLMNIGKSPTFDFKEQRVEVYLLDFDGEVYDETVKADILCFIRGEKKFENAEALKNQIQRDEAYFHSRLHEWKT
- the atpD gene encoding F0F1 ATP synthase subunit beta, whose product is MAQNTGKISQIIGPVIDVVFDNDQGLPQIYDSLEINREGELPLVLEVEQHIGEDTVRCISMDGTDGLKRGQEVIATGNPITMPTGDAIRGRLFNVTGNAIDGLGNISKENGLPIHRPAPKFEDLSVSSEVLFTGIKVIDLIEPYTKGGKIGLFGGAGVGKTVLIQELINNIAKGHGGLSVFAGVGERTREGNDLLREMLEAGIIRYGDDFMHSMEEGGWNLDAVDRELLKDSKASFVFGQMNEPPGARARVALSGLTLAEYYRDGEGQGQGRDVLFFVDNIFRFTQAGSEVSALLGRMPSAVGYQPTLATEMGAMQERITSTKNGSITSVQAVYVPADDLTDPAPATTFAHLDATTVLSRKIASLGIYPAVDPLDSTSRILSPDVVGKEHYECAQRVKEILQRYKALQDIIAILGMEELSEEDKLVVHRARRVQRFLSQPFHVAEQFTGIPGVLVDIKDTIKGFNMIMDGEVDKYPESAFNLKGTIEEAIEAGEKMLAEAE
- a CDS encoding LexA family transcriptional regulator, translated to MDKSFILNEIKSHLNIKTDSEFAEFLGVKQPTIASWRKRNSLDYDLIITKCNEIDANWLLTGKGSMLKQELKLIGNQKSAEATMDIQDIPLYNLEATAGLVELFRSEKVTSVLDSIRIPGIPKCDGGLSITGDSMYPLLKSGDIVLYKEIPVEQQSIFFGEMYLLGVRVDEWEEMITVKYVQKSEKGEEYVKLVSQNQYHHPKDVLLSNITAMAIIKASIRFNTMF
- a CDS encoding Rha family transcriptional regulator, whose translation is MNQLSISKKMTSREIADITGKNHHHLLRDIRKMEKAWEKVTETKFGFSEYADSTGRRLPQYELTKTECLYIATKFNDEHGQG